One genomic region from Campylobacter concisus encodes:
- a CDS encoding rhodanese-like domain-containing protein codes for MKKILLLGAVCCMLSADVKTVNISPDEIKKYDQIIDIRTPSEWQETGVIAGAKTITFNPNDKSAFLEELSKAVDIKKPIALVCRSGRRSTAAAAAIDSSDLKIINLDGGMSSLIEQGYKTTPYKK; via the coding sequence ATGAAAAAAATTTTACTTTTAGGAGCTGTTTGTTGTATGTTGTCAGCTGATGTTAAAACTGTTAATATAAGCCCAGATGAGATCAAAAAATATGATCAGATTATCGATATAAGAACTCCATCTGAGTGGCAAGAGACTGGCGTTATCGCAGGTGCAAAGACTATAACTTTTAATCCAAACGATAAGAGTGCATTTTTAGAGGAGCTTTCAAAGGCAGTTGATATCAAAAAACCTATTGCTCTTGTTTGCAGAAGTGGCAGAAGAAGCACAGCAGCAGCCGCAGCGATAGATAGTTCAGATCTTAAGATAATAAATTTAGATGGAGGCATGAGTAGCTTGATCGAGCAAGGCTACAAAACTACACCCTATAAAAAATAG
- the fusA gene encoding elongation factor G — protein sequence MAERKTPLHKVRNIGIAAHIDAGKTTTSERILFFTGMSHKIGEVHDGAATMDWMEQEKERGITITSAATTAFWKGYQINLIDTPGHVDFTIEVERSMRVLDGAVSVFCSVGGVQPQSETVWRQANKYHVPRIVFVNKMDRIGANFFRVEEQIRERLKANPIPIQIPIGAEDNFRGVVDLVRMKAYVWNDEKKPTDYVEEEIPAEVKEKAEEYRAKLIEAVSETDDSLMEKFFAGEELSEEEIKKGIKAGCLRMTITPMLCGTAFKNKGIQPLLDAVVDYLPAPDEIAAINGVYEDGAEVTVESTDDGEFAALAFKIMTDPFVGQLTFIRVYRGSLESGSYAYNTVQDCKERIGRLLKMHSNKREEITELFAGEIGAVVGLKNTLTGDTLASEKDKVILERMDFPEPVISVAVEPKTKADQEKMAIALQKLAQEDPSFRVSTDEESGQTIISGMGELHLEIIVDRMLREFKVDAEVGQPQVAYRETIRKTVEQEYKYAKQSGGRGQYGHVFLRIEPLPAASGFEFVNDIKGGVVPKEYIPAVEKGCKEALQSGVLAGYPVEDVKVTLFDGSYHEVDSSEMAFKLAASMGFKEGARKAGAVILEPMMKVEVETPEEYMGDVIGDLNKRRGQVNSMDDRNGVKIIAAYCPLAQMFGYSTDLRSMTQGRATYSMEFDHYEEVPKNVSDEIIKKRNG from the coding sequence ATGGCAGAGAGAAAAACGCCTTTACATAAGGTAAGAAATATCGGTATTGCGGCTCACATTGATGCTGGAAAGACAACTACTAGTGAGAGAATTTTATTTTTTACTGGCATGAGCCATAAAATAGGTGAGGTTCATGATGGTGCTGCTACCATGGACTGGATGGAACAAGAAAAAGAGCGTGGTATTACTATTACTTCAGCTGCAACTACGGCATTTTGGAAGGGTTATCAAATAAACCTAATCGACACTCCGGGACACGTTGACTTTACTATCGAAGTTGAGCGTTCTATGCGTGTTCTTGACGGTGCTGTTTCAGTATTTTGTTCTGTTGGAGGTGTTCAACCACAATCAGAAACTGTTTGGAGACAAGCAAATAAATATCACGTACCAAGAATTGTTTTTGTTAATAAAATGGACAGAATTGGTGCAAATTTCTTTAGAGTTGAAGAGCAGATCAGGGAAAGACTAAAAGCAAACCCAATTCCTATTCAAATTCCTATAGGTGCCGAGGATAACTTTAGAGGTGTGGTTGACCTTGTAAGAATGAAAGCTTATGTTTGGAATGATGAGAAAAAACCAACTGACTATGTTGAAGAAGAAATTCCAGCTGAAGTTAAAGAAAAAGCAGAGGAATACCGTGCAAAACTAATCGAAGCAGTTTCAGAGACAGATGATAGCTTGATGGAGAAATTTTTTGCTGGTGAAGAGCTAAGTGAAGAAGAGATCAAAAAAGGCATAAAAGCAGGCTGCTTGAGAATGACTATCACGCCTATGCTTTGCGGAACTGCGTTTAAGAACAAAGGTATCCAACCTCTACTTGATGCTGTTGTTGATTATTTACCAGCTCCAGATGAGATCGCAGCAATAAATGGTGTTTATGAAGATGGCGCTGAAGTAACTGTTGAAAGTACAGATGATGGCGAATTTGCCGCTCTTGCGTTTAAGATTATGACTGACCCATTTGTTGGACAGCTAACATTTATCCGTGTTTATAGAGGAAGCCTTGAAAGTGGTAGCTATGCTTACAACACAGTTCAAGACTGCAAAGAGAGAATCGGTCGTTTGCTAAAAATGCACTCAAATAAACGTGAAGAGATTACTGAGCTTTTTGCTGGTGAGATCGGCGCTGTTGTTGGTCTAAAAAATACTCTAACAGGCGATACTCTAGCAAGTGAAAAAGATAAAGTTATCCTTGAAAGAATGGACTTCCCAGAGCCAGTTATTAGTGTTGCAGTTGAACCAAAAACAAAAGCAGATCAAGAAAAAATGGCGATCGCTCTTCAAAAACTAGCTCAAGAAGATCCAAGCTTTAGAGTTAGCACTGATGAAGAGAGTGGTCAAACTATTATTAGCGGTATGGGTGAGCTTCACTTGGAGATCATAGTTGATCGTATGCTTCGTGAATTTAAAGTTGATGCTGAAGTTGGTCAACCACAAGTTGCTTATCGCGAAACTATTCGTAAGACGGTTGAGCAGGAATATAAGTATGCTAAACAATCAGGCGGTCGTGGTCAATATGGTCACGTATTTTTACGTATTGAGCCGCTCCCAGCTGCTAGTGGATTTGAGTTTGTCAATGATATCAAAGGTGGTGTTGTTCCAAAAGAATATATTCCAGCTGTTGAAAAAGGTTGTAAAGAAGCGCTTCAAAGCGGTGTTCTTGCTGGATATCCAGTTGAAGATGTTAAAGTTACGCTTTTTGATGGTAGCTACCACGAAGTTGACTCATCTGAGATGGCGTTTAAACTTGCTGCTTCAATGGGCTTTAAGGAAGGTGCTAGAAAAGCAGGTGCGGTTATCCTTGAACCTATGATGAAGGTTGAAGTAGAAACTCCAGAAGAGTATATGGGTGATGTTATAGGTGACCTTAATAAACGCCGTGGCCAAGTAAATTCAATGGATGATAGAAATGGTGTGAAGATCATTGCAGCTTATTGTCCATTAGCTCAAATGTTTGGCTATTCAACAGATCTTCGCTCAATGACTCAAGGCCGTGCAACTTATTCAATGGAATTTGATCACTACGAAGAAGTTCCTAAAAATGTAAGTGATGAGATCATTAAAAAGAGAAATGGCTAA
- the ccsA gene encoding cytochrome c biogenesis protein CcsA, protein MLNPKSLFLSMGSAIVLMIIFAIASGAATIIESKTSTEAAWYYVYGASWFALIQLLLGINLTYNIFRYNLIDPKKLPSLTFHLGFIVILIGAGITRYLGFEADMHIREKTQSNIVTTKISYLNLTALNDNGEEINAALPLGLSDAKKGFDLKLKIADNEANLKFKEFVPNASYKFVDDKNGQPVVEFVVSNESESEEIFLLEEEEARVADISFIFNAKPDESKKYVLFKLVDGNFTVTSNTDLSKFTMSDSSKTELKAGSVNDFGIGSLYTISNINFAPRLVSAYASRKLVSTKDSEFNALIAELNYKGESKEMHIFYNLTEPSRLAVAGQKFNASWGAQQVKLPFSLYLKDFELKRYPGSNSPMSYSSEVIVKDDTNMSGLDYKIYMNHVLDYDGYRFFQSSYDTDEKGTILSVNKDPGKIPTYIGYFLLGLGFVLNVVNPGSRFRKLAKLIDNESTKGGKKVIAIIAIMLLSLNSSSLKAEDFLPNISKEHTQKLSRLIVQSSDGRMKPFDTLSKEILNKIHRSENINSLNSNQAMLSIMVTPDFWRSEKIISLGQSKELKKELGIDENAKYASFNDFFRATKDGGSEYKLTKFAEIANRKHPGSRNTFDKDVIKIDERLNVFYMIFIGEIFKIFPKQDDPSNSWYSPASAMMYFPPKEADLVINMMREYFAAVDAATKDSDWNKADAALDKISAYQQKYGSAVMPSEEKINIEILFNKIQIFERLTPVYLLAGLALLFFVFVKMLAPKVQINGIVRVVYIINLLAFLAHTVGLGLRWYIAEHAPWSNAYESMVYIAWALGFSGIVFAKRSPIALALTSILAGVTLFVAHLSWMDPQITTLVPVLQSYWLTIHVSVITASYGFLGLCALLGGFTLLLIILQNKKKPNPEISRNILEATRINEMAMILGLSLLTLGNFLGGVWANESWGRYWGWDSKETWALVSILVYAAVLHIRFIPKLNNQYAFAVASFFAYWSIIMTYFGVNFYLAGMHSYAAGDPLPVPDFVWISIMIMVLMSVLAFTKRSLCSRL, encoded by the coding sequence ATGTTAAATCCAAAATCATTATTTTTAAGTATGGGCTCAGCTATCGTTTTGATGATAATCTTTGCCATAGCTAGTGGAGCCGCTACGATAATAGAAAGTAAAACTAGCACAGAAGCTGCATGGTACTATGTTTATGGTGCCAGCTGGTTTGCGCTCATTCAACTACTTCTTGGTATAAATTTGACCTATAATATCTTTAGATATAACTTAATAGATCCCAAAAAACTCCCTTCGCTTACCTTTCACCTTGGTTTTATCGTTATCTTAATCGGTGCTGGAATAACAAGATATCTTGGCTTTGAGGCTGATATGCATATAAGAGAAAAAACTCAGTCAAATATCGTTACGACAAAAATATCCTATTTAAATTTAACCGCATTAAACGATAATGGAGAAGAGATAAACGCTGCTTTGCCACTAGGACTTTCTGATGCAAAAAAAGGTTTTGATCTAAAGCTAAAAATAGCAGATAATGAAGCTAATTTAAAATTTAAAGAATTTGTGCCAAATGCAAGTTATAAGTTTGTGGATGATAAAAACGGGCAACCAGTAGTGGAATTTGTGGTTTCAAACGAGAGTGAAAGTGAAGAAATCTTCTTGTTAGAAGAAGAGGAAGCAAGAGTTGCAGATATTAGTTTTATCTTTAATGCTAAGCCAGACGAGAGTAAAAAATATGTACTTTTTAAATTAGTGGACGGAAATTTCACAGTTACTTCAAATACCGATCTTTCAAAATTTACAATGAGTGATAGCTCAAAAACTGAGTTAAAAGCTGGTAGTGTAAATGATTTTGGCATAGGCAGTCTTTATACTATTTCAAATATAAATTTTGCTCCAAGATTAGTTTCTGCTTATGCCTCAAGGAAGCTAGTTAGTACAAAAGATAGCGAATTTAACGCCTTGATAGCTGAATTAAATTATAAAGGCGAGAGTAAAGAGATGCATATTTTTTATAACCTAACAGAGCCTTCACGCTTGGCTGTGGCTGGACAAAAATTTAACGCTTCATGGGGCGCACAGCAAGTTAAACTTCCGTTTAGCTTATACTTAAAAGACTTTGAACTTAAAAGATATCCTGGTTCAAATTCGCCTATGAGCTATTCAAGTGAAGTTATTGTAAAAGATGATACAAATATGTCGGGGCTTGACTATAAAATTTATATGAATCATGTGCTTGACTATGATGGTTATAGATTTTTTCAAAGTTCATACGATACAGATGAAAAAGGAACGATTCTCTCTGTCAATAAAGATCCAGGTAAGATACCAACTTATATCGGGTACTTTTTACTTGGGCTTGGCTTTGTGTTAAATGTTGTAAATCCTGGTAGTCGTTTTAGAAAGCTAGCTAAGTTAATCGATAATGAATCAACAAAAGGCGGTAAAAAGGTTATTGCTATCATTGCCATTATGCTTTTAAGTTTAAATTCTAGCTCATTAAAGGCTGAAGACTTTTTGCCTAATATCAGCAAAGAGCACACACAAAAGCTTTCTAGACTTATTGTGCAAAGCTCAGATGGTAGAATGAAGCCATTTGATACTCTTAGCAAAGAAATTTTAAATAAAATACATAGAAGTGAGAACATAAATAGCCTAAACTCAAATCAAGCAATGCTTTCAATAATGGTAACACCTGATTTTTGGCGAAGTGAAAAAATTATCTCACTTGGGCAAAGTAAAGAGCTAAAAAAAGAGCTTGGCATAGATGAAAATGCAAAGTATGCAAGTTTTAATGACTTTTTTAGAGCCACAAAAGATGGCGGAAGTGAATATAAACTCACAAAATTTGCCGAAATTGCTAATCGTAAGCACCCTGGATCACGCAATACATTTGATAAAGATGTGATAAAGATCGACGAGAGATTGAATGTTTTTTATATGATATTTATTGGTGAAATTTTTAAAATTTTTCCAAAACAAGATGACCCATCAAACTCTTGGTATTCGCCTGCTAGTGCAATGATGTACTTTCCGCCTAAGGAGGCCGATCTAGTCATTAATATGATGAGAGAGTATTTTGCAGCAGTTGATGCAGCAACAAAAGATAGTGATTGGAACAAGGCTGATGCTGCACTTGATAAAATTTCAGCCTATCAGCAAAAGTACGGCTCTGCTGTAATGCCAAGTGAAGAAAAGATAAATATAGAAATTTTGTTTAATAAAATTCAAATTTTTGAGCGATTGACACCGGTTTATCTTTTGGCTGGCCTTGCGCTTTTATTTTTTGTTTTTGTCAAAATGCTAGCTCCAAAAGTTCAGATAAATGGCATTGTAAGAGTTGTATACATTATAAATTTACTAGCTTTTCTTGCTCATACTGTCGGACTTGGGCTTCGTTGGTACATTGCTGAGCATGCGCCTTGGAGTAACGCTTATGAATCGATGGTCTATATCGCTTGGGCTCTAGGATTTTCTGGTATCGTCTTTGCAAAACGTAGCCCTATCGCTCTTGCTCTTACGTCTATATTGGCTGGTGTTACATTATTTGTTGCGCACCTTAGCTGGATGGATCCACAGATCACTACACTTGTGCCAGTGCTTCAAAGCTACTGGCTAACAATACACGTTTCTGTCATTACTGCAAGTTATGGATTTTTAGGGCTTTGCGCGTTACTTGGTGGCTTTACACTATTGCTTATCATTTTACAAAATAAGAAAAAGCCAAATCCAGAAATTTCTCGCAATATCCTCGAAGCTACCCGTATAAATGAGATGGCTATGATACTAGGACTTAGCTTGCTTACTCTTGGAAATTTCCTGGGCGGTGTTTGGGCGAACGAGAGTTGGGGTAGATATTGGGGCTGGGATAGTAAGGAGACTTGGGCGCTAGTTTCGATACTTGTTTATGCCGCAGTTCTTCATATAAGATTTATCCCAAAACTAAACAACCAGTATGCATTTGCAGTGGCTTCGTTCTTTGCCTATTGGTCGATTATTATGACTTATTTTGGTGTAAATTTTTATTTAGCTGGCATGCACTCGTATGCAGCTGGCGATCCATTACCAGTGCCTGATTTTGTCTGGATTAGTATCATGA
- a CDS encoding hydrogenase-4 component G, whose product MKISQIANSYNSSSLKENVKSEISLHKDEKDISKKESEITNLTAKDISNSYFLQYQKEIVKSSSSNLLAQGGLSFNAPKNLSEILSGLDLVSIGYNGKSLNELSSDEANDLISENGFFGITNTVDRIASFVLNGAGDDIEKLKAGREGVAKGFEDAKKIWGGELPEISQKTIEKTLETLDKKIAELGGNVLNVSA is encoded by the coding sequence ATGAAGATTTCTCAAATCGCAAACTCATATAATAGTTCAAGTCTAAAAGAAAATGTAAAATCAGAAATTTCACTTCATAAAGATGAAAAGGATATCTCTAAAAAAGAGTCTGAAATTACAAATTTAACAGCCAAAGATATTTCAAATAGCTACTTTTTGCAGTATCAAAAAGAGATCGTTAAAAGCAGTAGTTCAAATTTATTAGCCCAAGGTGGCTTAAGCTTTAATGCGCCTAAAAATTTATCAGAAATTTTATCAGGACTTGATCTTGTAAGTATCGGCTATAACGGTAAATCTTTAAACGAGCTAAGTAGTGACGAGGCAAATGATCTTATTAGCGAGAATGGATTTTTTGGTATCACAAATACGGTTGATAGGATAGCTAGCTTTGTGTTAAATGGTGCAGGTGATGACATAGAAAAACTAAAAGCTGGTAGAGAGGGTGTGGCAAAGGGTTTTGAGGATGCGAAGAAAATTTGGGGAGGCGAGCTTCCTGAAATTTCACAAAAAACTATCGAAAAGACTCTTGAGACACTTGATAAAAAGATCGCTGAGCTTGGCGGTAACGTTTTAAATGTTTCAGCTTAA
- a CDS encoding Dps family protein — protein MSKVILQLNVIQADANALYIKFHDLHWNVKGIQFFSVHEYTEKAYEDMSEIFDDAAERALMLGGRPIVKAEELAKVTHIKHEPKEIYTPTEVLEIVLADYKHLLGEFKKLDELAEGDTTTQMYAQDQIAKFEKAIWMLNATLSK, from the coding sequence ATGTCAAAAGTTATTTTACAGTTAAATGTTATTCAGGCTGATGCAAATGCACTTTATATTAAATTTCACGACCTTCACTGGAATGTAAAAGGTATTCAATTTTTTAGCGTTCATGAATACACAGAAAAAGCTTATGAAGATATGAGTGAGATATTTGACGATGCAGCTGAGAGAGCTCTTATGCTTGGTGGCAGACCTATCGTCAAGGCTGAGGAGCTAGCAAAAGTTACTCATATCAAACACGAGCCAAAAGAAATTTACACTCCAACTGAGGTTTTAGAGATTGTCTTGGCTGATTATAAACACCTTTTGGGTGAGTTTAAAAAGCTTGACGAGCTTGCAGAAGGCGATACAACAACTCAAATGTATGCACAAGATCAAATCGCAAAATTTGAAAAAGCGATCTGGATGCTAAACGCAACGCTTAGCAAATAA
- a CDS encoding c-type cytochrome: MKNIKISFLACFLVANAFAASQVYYIEARGEFGKELVEMAKKQANDRNEKVNVYVDEDPRRYKDNRILKLGVDRKGRYSVSLGKELYEKQCASCHGENADKRPFGSMPLKNMDAKDIEDSIISYRSDSSFGGSGKNVMQNQAKILSNNDLGAIIAYLKGKDAFAEQDTNENKPVSTQTKQGSYLR, from the coding sequence ATGAAAAATATTAAAATTTCTTTTTTGGCGTGTTTTTTGGTGGCAAATGCCTTTGCAGCTTCGCAAGTTTACTATATAGAAGCTCGTGGTGAGTTTGGTAAAGAACTTGTAGAAATGGCAAAAAAGCAGGCCAATGATAGAAATGAAAAAGTAAATGTCTATGTTGATGAAGATCCAAGACGTTATAAAGATAATAGAATTTTAAAATTAGGCGTTGATAGAAAGGGCAGATATAGTGTTTCTTTGGGTAAGGAGCTTTATGAAAAGCAATGTGCTAGCTGTCATGGCGAGAATGCTGATAAAAGGCCATTTGGTTCAATGCCTCTAAAAAATATGGATGCTAAAGATATTGAAGATAGTATCATCTCTTATAGAAGTGACTCAAGTTTTGGTGGAAGCGGTAAAAATGTAATGCAAAACCAAGCCAAAATTCTTTCAAATAATGATCTTGGCGCGATTATCGCCTATCTAAAAGGCAAAGATGCATTTGCTGAACAAGACACAAATGAAAATAAACCGGTCTCTACTCAAACAAAGCAAGGTAGTTATTTAAGATAA
- a CDS encoding major outer membrane protein, with translation MKLTKISLAALVALGAFSSVASATPLEEAIKNVDLSGFARYRYTNTRDKSADASATPSENRSDAKHNFKMITNFKAAIDDNFFGVVGLRYNANDGSGDNAKAGTDKTNTTDSFKVYQFYLGYKVGATTITAGKQVIGSYFTDDAVGTGVRVVNEDIEGLTLTALAFDAIEGNNIESDGDLYDAIGKDKDKGINKYDVGNLYAAGIAGSYDPINFQLWYASLTNLADLLAADVSANFAINDDVSLGGRVNYINTTVDKSAKAHLYKDIDESNGVANYNDGNFYAGELTASLFGFDLRAGYMGWKVDNKGVTSFALEDKGSLIDVGELTLDPTWADGKANLVYGTAGYTFDKFTVGVDYIKGHIKHAAAPDKNGKEKVEEVTPRFAYEYSKKLTFSSYYAFKTSKFADEAKNKEDQFRFEAKYSF, from the coding sequence ATGAAACTAACAAAAATTAGTTTAGCCGCTTTGGTTGCTTTAGGTGCGTTTTCAAGCGTAGCAAGTGCTACTCCACTTGAAGAAGCTATAAAAAATGTAGATCTTTCAGGATTTGCAAGATATAGATATACAAATACTAGAGATAAAAGTGCTGATGCTTCAGCAACTCCTTCAGAAAATAGAAGTGATGCAAAACACAACTTTAAAATGATCACAAATTTTAAGGCTGCCATCGATGATAATTTCTTTGGTGTTGTTGGTCTAAGATATAATGCAAATGACGGTTCAGGCGATAATGCTAAAGCTGGAACAGATAAAACAAATACAACTGATTCATTTAAAGTTTATCAATTTTATCTAGGCTACAAAGTAGGTGCTACTACTATAACAGCTGGTAAACAAGTTATAGGTTCATACTTTACTGATGATGCTGTCGGTACTGGTGTAAGAGTAGTAAATGAAGATATCGAAGGTCTTACTCTAACAGCTTTAGCTTTTGATGCGATTGAGGGTAATAATATTGAGAGCGATGGTGATCTATATGATGCTATAGGTAAAGATAAAGATAAAGGAATAAATAAATACGACGTTGGTAATCTATATGCAGCTGGTATCGCTGGCTCATATGATCCTATCAATTTCCAACTATGGTATGCTAGCCTAACAAATCTAGCTGATCTACTTGCAGCTGACGTTTCAGCAAATTTTGCTATTAATGATGATGTTAGTTTAGGTGGTAGAGTTAACTATATAAATACTACTGTAGATAAAAGTGCAAAAGCACATCTTTATAAAGATATAGATGAATCTAATGGCGTTGCAAACTATAATGATGGTAACTTCTATGCTGGCGAACTTACAGCTTCATTATTTGGCTTTGATTTGAGAGCTGGTTATATGGGTTGGAAAGTTGATAATAAAGGTGTAACATCATTTGCTCTTGAAGATAAAGGTAGTCTAATAGATGTTGGTGAGCTTACACTTGATCCAACTTGGGCTGATGGAAAAGCAAACCTAGTATATGGAACAGCTGGATATACATTTGATAAATTTACAGTTGGTGTTGATTACATAAAAGGCCACATTAAACACGCTGCAGCTCCTGACAAAAATGGCAAAGAAAAAGTTGAAGAGGTTACTCCAAGATTTGCATATGAATATAGCAAAAAGCTAACATTTAGCTCATACTATGCATTCAAAACTTCAAAATTTGCTGATGAGGCTAAAAACAAAGAAGATCAATTCAGATTTGAGGCTAAATACTCATTCTAA